A genomic segment from Nicotiana sylvestris chromosome 1, ASM39365v2, whole genome shotgun sequence encodes:
- the LOC138889991 gene encoding uncharacterized protein, with product MERYKVARKEAKMTVTEAKTAAYGRMYEELGEKSGDKKLFRLAKLRERKARDSNQVRCIKDDNGRVLMEDAQIKRRWQTYFYKLLNEEGDRDIVLGELDHSESHYDFRYCRRIKVEEVVSTMRKMSRGRATWPDEILVKFWKCVGRAGLGWLTRLFNVIFMAKRMSDEWRWSTVVPLYKNKGDIQSYNNYKGIKLLGHTMKE from the coding sequence AtggagaggtataaggtagctaggaaggaagctAAGATGacggtcacggaggctaagactGCAGCTTATGGTCGTATGTATGAGGAACTGGGGGAAAAAAGTGGGGATAAAAAGTTATTCAGGCTGGCCAAGTTGAGAGAGAGAAAGGCTCGGGATTCGAACCAAGTGAGATGCATTAaggatgacaacggtagagtattgatggaagatgcccagattaagaggagatggcagacttacttttataaacttctaaatgaagaaggggatcGAGATATTGTGCTAGGCGAATTGGATCATTCCGAGAGTCACTATGACTTTAGGTACTGCAGGCGTATCAAGGTTGAGGAGGTCGTGAGCactatgcgtaagatgagtaggggcagagCAACCTGGCCAGATGAGATTCTGGTGAAATTTTGGAAGTGCGTGGGGAGAGCAGGTTTGGGGTGGTTGActaggttgtttaatgttatttttatggCAAAGAGGATGTcggatgagtggaggtggagtacggtggtcccattgtataagaacaaaggtgatatccagagttaTAACAATTATAAGGGTATCAAATTACTGGGTCATACCATGAAAGAGTAG
- the LOC138889999 gene encoding uncharacterized protein, translating into MGIGIWVPLVEKLFIGGDFNSYIGSNVGGYGEVHGGFGFGERNIGGTSLFDFAKAFGLVIANSSFPKREEHLVTFQNTAVKTHIDYLFLRRCDRGLCKDCKIIPSEILATQHSLLVMDVGIMLKRKRRSARERPRIRWGALTKDKNQELEGQLLAMGAWRSSGNASTMWSVTANYIREAAGEVLGVSVGISGGHKGDWWWSEVV; encoded by the exons ATGGGTATAGGTATTTGG GTTCCGCTTGTTGAGAAGCtattcataggaggggatttcaatagTTATATCGGGTCGAACGTAGGTGGTTATGGCGAGGTGCATGGAGGCTTCGGTTTCGGGGAGAGGAACATAGGAGGTACCTCGCTGTTCGACTTCGCTAAGGCTTTTGGGTTGGTGATTGCGAACTCTAGCTTTCCGAAGAGAGAGGAGCATCTGGTTACTTTTCAAAATACGGCGGTGAAGACTCATATTGACTATCTTTTCCTCAGGAGGTGTGACAGAGGGCTATGCAAGGATTGCAAGATTATTCCGAGTGAGATACTTGCGACGCAACATAGCCTCTTGGTGATGGATGTTGGTATTATGTTAAAGAGGAAGAGAAGGTCTGCTCGAGAAAGACCGAGAATCAGATGGggagccttaactaaggataaaaaCCAAGAGTTGGAAGGGCAGTTATTGGCTATGGGGGCTTGGAGGAGCAGTGGTAATGCGAGCACTATGTGGTCAGTGACAGCAAACTATATAAGGGAGGCTGCgggagaggtgttaggggtctcggTGGGCATCTCTGGTgggcacaaaggagactggtggtggagtGAAGTGGTctaa